Proteins encoded together in one Zonotrichia leucophrys gambelii isolate GWCS_2022_RI chromosome 1, RI_Zleu_2.0, whole genome shotgun sequence window:
- the EIF2S3 gene encoding eukaryotic translation initiation factor 2 subunit 3: MAGDEAGVTLGQPHLSRQDLGTLDVTKLTPLSPEVISRQATINIGTIGHVAHGKSTVVKAISGVHTVRFKNELERNITIKLGYANAKIYKLDDPSCSRPECYRSCGSSTPDEFPTDIPGTKGNFKLVRHVSFVDCPGHDILMATMLNGAAVMDAALLLIAGNESCPQPQTSEHLAAIEIMKLKHILILQNKIDLVKESQAKEQYEQILAFVQGTVAEGAPIIPISAQLKYNIEVVCEYIVKKIPVPLRDFTSEPRLIVIRSFDVNKPGCEVDDLKGGVAGGSILKGVLKVGQEIEVRPGIVSKDSEGKLMCKPIFSKIVSLFAEHNDLQYAAPGGLIGVGTKIDPTLCRADRMVGQVLGAVGALPEIFTELEISYFLLRRLLGVRTEGDKKAAKVQKLSKNEVLMVNIGSLSTGGRVSAVKADLGKIVLTNPVCTEVGEKIALSRRVEKHWRLIGWGQIRRGVTIKPTVDDD, from the exons ATGGCGGGGGACGAGGCGGGAGTGACTCTGGGGCAGCCGCACCTCAGCCGGCAGGATCTCGGCACCTTG GATGTTACCAAGTTGACGCCTCTTTCACCAGAAGTCATCAGCAGACAAGCAACAATTAATATAG GTACAATTGGTCATGTAGCCCATGGGAAGTCAACAGTAGTCAAAGCTATATCTGGAGTTCACACTGTCAGATTTAAAAATGAACTGGAAAGGAATATCACAATCAAGCTGGGTTATGCTAATGCAAAG ATTTACAAGCTGGATGACCCAAGCTGCTCTCGACCAGAGTGCTACCGATCCTGTGGAAGCAGCACCCCAGATGAGTTCCCTACAGATATTCCTGGCACCAAAGGGAACTTTAAACTAGTCAG GCATGTCTCTTTTGTGGATTGCCCTGGCCACGATATTTTGATGGCTACCATGCTGAACGGTGCAGCAGTAATGGATGCAGCTTTGCTCTTGATAG ctgGTAATGAGTCATGCCCTCAACCTCAGACCTCAGAACATCTAGCTGCTATAGAAATCATGAAACTGAAGCACATTTTGATTCTACAAAATAAGATTGACTTGGTGAAAGAGAGCCAGGCTAAAGAACAGTATGAACAGATTCTTGCATTTGTACAAG GCACAGTTGCAGAAGGAGCTCCAATAATTCCAATCTCAGCCCAGCTGAAGTACAACATAGAGGTGGTTTGTGAGTACATAGTGAAGAAAATCCCGGTCCCTTTGCGAGACTTCACATCTGAGCCGAGGCTCATTG TAATTAGATCTTTTGATGTCAACAAGCCTGGCTGTGAAGTTGATGACCTTAAGGGAGGTGTTGCTGGGGGCAGTATTCTCAAGGGTGTTTTAAAG GTGGGCCAGGAAATTGAGGTGAGGCCTGGTATTGTGTCCAAGGACAGTGAAGGCAAACTCATGTGCAAGCCAATCTTTTCCAAAATTGTGTCACTCTTTGCTGAACACAATGATCTCCAATATGCTGCTCCAGGAGGCCTTATAG GTGTTGGCACAAAGATTGACCCCACGTTGTGCCGGGCTGACCGCATGGTGGGCCAGGTTCTGGGTGCAGTTGGGGCCCTGCCAGAAATATTTACAGAGCTGGAAATCTCCTACTTCCTGCTGAGGCGGCTCCTGGGCGTGCGCACCGAGGGAGACAAGAAAGCTGCCAAG GTGCAAAAATTATCGAAGAATGAAGTTCTAATGGTAAACATAGGATCCTTATCTACTGGAGGGAGAGTCAGTGCTGTAAAGGCTGATTTGGGGAAGATTGTGCTAACTAACCCTGTGTGCACAGAAGTGGGAGAAAAAATTGCTCTGAGTCGAAGAGTTGAGAAACATTGGCG tttaattGGGTGGGGTCAGATCAGAAGAGGAGTGACAATCAAGCCAACTGTTGATGATGACTGA